The genomic stretch CATCAGCGCGCTGGGGGTGCCCGTTTCCAGCGCGTTTTGCGACGTGCGGAGCTGGGATGAGGTGCGCGCGCTGGCCGATCATGCGGTCGATACGCATGGCGGCATCGACATCTGGGTCAATAATGCCGGCATTGGTTATATCATGAAGCCATTGCTGGAAGTTACGCCCGGCGACTGGGGCGCCGTGATCGACGTCAACTTGACCGGGGCCTTTTATGGCCTTCGCGCGGCGGCGGAGCGGATGATTTCCCGCGGAAAGGGCGGTCGAATCATCAATATCGCGAGCCAGGCCGCGAAAAGCGGATTTGCCTGTGCGCAGGCCTATACCGCATCGAAGCACGGCCTTGTCGGGCTGGCGCGATCGGCGGCGATCGAGCTGGGCGAGCATGGGATCACGGTCAACAACATCTGCCCCAATCATGTGACGACCGGGCTGGGCGCATGGCAGAACCAATATTTCGCCGAGCGGCAGGGCAAGACCCTGACCCAGTATATGGCGGATATGGCGGGCCGCATTCCGATGGGCCGACCGGGCCTGCCCGAAGATACCGCTCATGCCGTGGCATTTCTGTGCCAGCCCGAATCCGGCTATATCACGGCTGAATCGATGAATGTTTCCGGAGGCGAAGAGCCGCACTGACCGCTGGAGACGCGCGCGACGGCGGTGCTGCGCTTCACGGGCGGTGTGCTGCCCGTTCAGCCTCAAAGCGCCGCTGCGGCATTGCCTTCCAGAACTGCCGTCAGCGCAGCGGCGACGTCGGTCAGTGTGGCGAAATGATCGATACATGCCGACAGTGCCGCCTCGACGCCTTCTGCCCCGCCGAATGCGAGGCAGGCACGGGCCTTTGCCAGATGCTGTTCGCGGCTGAGGGGCCATTCGGGCGACCCGAACTGCCGATCGATATCGACCCGCAGCACCGACCCATCCTTCAGGGTTGCGGTGGCCACGGCCGGGACAAAGGCTGCGGCGTCGAGATTGTCATCCGCCGCCACGACAATGCGCTCGGCCAGAGCGGAAAGATCGGGGTCCCCGAGCCGCTCGGGGGTGAAGTCATCCAGCACCACCGTGCCGCGTGTCAGGACAATGGCGCCGAGCCATGCGAAACACAGGCGCGCATAGGGCACCGCCATCGAGCGTATGGGCCGCCGCCCGACCAGCCGCTCGATCAGCGGCGGCGCGCGATAGGTAAACTGGTCCAGCTTGTCGGCGGTAAGGCCCTGTTCCGCCATCATGCGTTGCAGCGCGACGATCGCGCCATGGGCCGCCCGGCCCGTGGGGAAGGGTTTCCAGCTAACCTCTTCGATCCGGCGGAGGGCACCGAGCGATTCCAGGAGCGGCTCCAGCGCGACATCGTCCTCGAAAAGCGACAGATAGCCAAAGGGGCCGTCGATGGAGCCGGCTGGTCCGCTGAAGCCGGCCTGCGCGAGGTCCGCAGCCTCGATCGCGGAGCGTGCCGCCGCCGCGACCTGCACCGCCAGCGTCGGCTTGCCTTCGATATGGGCCTGCATGGTCCCGCTGGCGAACGCCAGCGCGTAGCCCAGCGCGTCGACCGTCGTCTGTCGATCGAAGCGCCGGAGCCGGGCCAGCGCCGCAGTCGTGCCGAAAATCCCCGCTGTTGCGGGGCGAAAAAACTTCAACCGCCCTTTCGGCGCCATGCCCAGACACGCGACGATATCGACGCCGGCGACCATGGCGGCGAGAAAATCCGCCCCGCTACAGGGCGTTGATCGTCCCGCTTCGGCCAGCAGGGCTGCGCAGACCGTGGCCATTGGGTGCGCGACGGCGGGTTCGTGGACGCAGTCATATTCCTGGGCATGGATCTGGAATGCGTTGATAAATGCGGCATAGGGCGCCGGCACCCGAAGGCCGGGTCTTCCCAGCACGAAACTGGAGCCGCCAAAGCCCGTCCACCTCATCACGGTTTCCGCCAACGCGTCGGCAAGCGGCGCATTGCGCCCGGCGATCCCGACGGCGAGGCTGTCGTGCAGGAAGGTCAGAGCCGCGGATTGCGTAACGGGGGAAAGCCGCTCCCAGTCGGTCGCCAGCGCATGTTCCGCGAAACGTTCGGCTGCGTTCACCATTCCGTGCGACCCCTTTGTCCTGTCGAGGGGAGTATCGACGGGGGCGCGGGCGCGTCAAATATATTATGTCTATATCAATTCAGCGTCTCAGCTTGCTGCGGCGGGCTCTTGCAAATCCAGCCTGATATTGAATCGGTCGGCGCGATAATGCGCGAAGGTGAGCAGGAAAGGATTGTCTTCCTCGTCATAGACCGTTCGCACAATGCGGAGCAGCGCTGCGCGCGGCTCGATATCCAGTGCCTCCGCGAAATTCGTGTCGGCCAATGTGGCGCCAATCGTCTGTTCCGCGTGCTTCGCCCGGCGCCCGGCATCGTGCAGCAGCCTCAGGATCGGGGCCTTTACGAGCGTGTTGCGGGTTATGATCTTCTCGAGGCTCGCGGGTACGAAGCTGACGACATGCCCGATCGGCTCCCCGTCGAGACAGCGGACACGGACCGCGCGAACCACTTGCTCGCCGGCAGGGATCTTCAGCAGGTCGGAAACCGTTCGCGAGGCATTTTCCATTGTCACTTCAATGACATTGACCGTTGTACCCTGGCCCAGGGCCAAGAGCGAGTCGACGGCTTGGTCGATATTCGCCTCAATCGGCTTGCCGGGCGAGCGAAACACCACCCGCGTGCCCAGTCGGCGCTTGCGCTCGACAAAATGCTGCTGGGCGAGTTCCCCCAGGACGCGCCGGGCGGTGATCCGCGACACGCCGAATAGTTCGGACAATTCCTGCTCGGTGGGCATGGCGCTATGATAAGGGCGCTGGCCACTCAATATCTCGTCGCGGAGCTGAAGGAATATCTGGTGATATAAAGGCACCGCGGCGCCACGATCGACCAAAATAAATCTCCTACCGGTTCGTCGGGCCGACGGGTGGCGTCTGTAGAACCCTTTTGCGGGCGTACAAACCTGCCACGGCTTCGGCCAGATATTTATGCTGCTTAATAGAAATCACGTGCGGCTTGTCCAGATGCGCGAACGCGCGGTCAGTCTTCGCCGTTCCACTTCGGATAGGGGCCGAGGAGAAGGAAAAGCGCGGGTCCGAGCAGCAGGCACGCGCTGCCCGCCATCAGTGCGAGGCGATAGGTTCCGTACAGGTCGAACACATAGCCGTAGACCACCGGGCCCAAGCCGCCGCCGAGCGCGATAATGGTGTAGAAGCAGCCATAGATGGTGCCGTAATTGCGTTGCCCGAAATAGCGGCTGATCAGAAATGCCAGAAGGTCGAATTCGAACCCCGCGCCGATGCCGATCGCGAGCACGGACAGGAACGCGGTCGCCATGGTGAGTTCCTGCTGCGCCAGCAGCCATGAACCGGTGGCGGGGATCAGGAGGACGATCATCGCGATGGCGGGCGCCCACATCCGGTCCAGCAGCCAGCCGCCGAGCAGGCGTCCGGCGATGACGGCGAGGCCGAACGATGCCGTGATCGCACCGATCGTCTGCAAATCGAAATGGAAGGTGCGAAGGATATTCTCCAGGTTTGGCGTGGGCGCGGTCAGCGCGAAGGCAACAAACAGAAAGGCGACCCCCATCACCCAGAATCTGGGGCTTCTCAAGGCCTCGACCAGCGTCAGCCCGAATTCCGTTCTTCCATCGATCTCGCGCTGTTCGGCGACGCTGCCCTTGGCCGAGTTGTCGCCGGTTCGTTCGCGGAACAGCAGGGCAATGACCGGCAGTCCTATCACGATGGGAATCAAGCCGATTACGCCAAGGGCAATACGCCAGCCGAATTCGAGGATCAGCCAGGCGGAAAACGGCTTGATCAGGAAGCCGGTGATTCCCGTCCCGGTACTGGCGACGCCGAGCGCGATTCCCAGGTTGCGGTCAAACCAACCATTCACCACCCGGGTCCAGGTGGCGGAAAGCGTGCCCGCCCCGACAATGGCGATAAGTACCCATTGTCCGTAATATAGCCACAGCGAGCCGGTACTGAGCGCAAGGCTCATAAAGGCGAGCCCGAACAGGGTCAGCGAAATCATCGCCACGCGCCGGGCACCGAAGCGGTCGACCGTCCAGCCCGCCAGCGGGCTCATGACCATGACGACCGCCGACTGAACGGCAAGGCTGCCCATCAGCGATGCGAAACTCCAGCCGAATGCCTTTGACAGCTCGGGCGCGAACATCCCGATCGTGTAAAACGGGATGGGGCCGAGTCCGACAGCGACGCCGATCATCGCTGCAAAGACGACGATCCATCCGCGTGGCGAATCCTGAGATGGTATCGGCGTGAGCGCGGTCATAGTCGACAAGGTCTTTCGCTCGGGACAAACGGACAACGACGCCGCACCAATAGTTATATAACTATGCCATTTAAGGCGGCGCAAGCGCTTCTTGGCGTTCGCCGAAGCGGGGGTATCCGGCGGGTGGTTCGAGTACGACGTCCGGCGTGGCTCGCTTGCGCATGGCCGCTCCATCCCGCGATACGGTGCATAGGGCCGGCATTTTCGGACGCCGGCCCTTCCCAATTTCCGCGGGGCAATATTAGCGGCGGGTCAGTTCGACGAGTTCGTACCAGGTCTGCATATATCCCCCGACACCGCCTTGGACGAAGATCGCGTCTTCGTCGGCCGTCACCCACACATCATATTCGGGGTGCGCGCCGTTGGAGGTCGCCATGCCCGCGTTCTCGTCGCTGTAGCGGTAGCGATAGCAGTCAAAGGTCCCAGCCTGCACCGTGACGGTTTCCTCGCCGACATAGGCAAGCTGGATATTGGCTTCCGCGATCAGCGGCGGAGTTGCACCGCGGTGGTCCGGGGAGGGCACGAATACGCGGAATTCCCGGCGGTGCGGCCCGCGAGACCGATCGACCTTCTTCGTGATATAGGCATCGCCCGCGATCGGGTGGGTGCCGAAACCGTCATAGGCTCCGACGATCGGCACGCGCTGCGACACGCGGCCGATCGATGGCCCATAGCTTTCGCATTCGATCGCATCCTCGGTCATGCGGATCCAGCCGGAACCCATGAATTGATCGCCGACCGTCAGGCGGACGAAACAGTCCATCGGCATGTCGTTTTCATCGAGGCTATAGGTGATGTCGCGAAGTACGGTGGGATCCGGCTCCTCGATTTCGCAGATCGCGCGCAGCGTGCGTTTGCCGTCTTCGTGGCTGGTGAAGGTGAAATACTCGCGGCCGCGCTCCTGCCCTTCGCGTCCCGGCTTTTTCGACGTGTACAGAATCTTCCCGCTAATGGTCTTATGCTTCATGCTGGGTCTCCGTTCCTGCTGGCTGACTGAACTGGCACGGGCGCTCGATAACCTCGAGCAATGCCCCCTCCGGGGTTAGAAGCACGCCGACGCGCTGGCCGGCATAGAGCGGTCCGTCGCGGACGACGGGAGGAGAGGTCCAATGCCCCTCCAGGCGTTGCATGTCGGGATGCTCGATGGTGCAGATGGCGACGCCGGGGGGAAGGGCGCCGGGATGGCAGGGACGAACCGTTGCGCCTTCGGGATATTGATCGAATTCGAGGAAGGTCTCTCCCTTCCACTTCACGCCGATCAGCGCATGCTTGTCGTCTGCCGGAAGGTTGAACGCGAGCGAGATCATCGAATAGCGAATGGCCACGGGATCGGTGATCTCGAGACCCAGAACCGCCTCTGCCCATAAGGCGGTCTTTCGCAGATCCGGACAGGCCAGCACGATGATGAAGGGCCGATCGATCAAGGTGGTGGGCGAAGGCAGGCCGTTCAGCGCGCCGTCGACCAATATCTCCGTCAGGTAGACGGTTTCCTGGTCGGCACCGCGAACCTGCATGGGCTGAACGGTCGGGAAACCGTCCAGCGGCTTGGGCGGCCCGATGACCTCGAAAGGCGATTCGAGCATCCGATCGTTCACCTTCATCACGTCGGTGACGCACAGCTCAATCGCGGCCCAGCCAAAGGTGCGGATCGGCAGATAGCCGGGGACCTCGTCCCCCTCGACGAAGCGCAGAAATACACTGTCTCCCGACGCCGGCGCCATAATCGCATAGCGACGCCCCGCGCTCGCAGGCGCGAGCCAGGCCGCCGCGAGGTCGTCCGAGAGCACCCCCTGATCGACCAGGCAATAGTCCATCCAGCGCGAAAAGCGCTCGGTTGCGTCGGTAATATTCGCCACAACATGCGTTGCGCATTTGAGAAGCGTCACCGGCAATTCTCCCTTGCCCTGCGCGCGCAGGGGACTTTTGCAAAGATGCGGGGGTTTCACGGGCAGGCCCGCCGCCCGGACAGATAGACCCAGGGCCGCACCATCGCGTCCGATTGCCGGAATGCCGCGATATCGCCCTGGTGCTTCAACGTCAGTTCGATCGCGTCCAGCCCCTCCATCAGCATCATCCGCGGCTCGTCCTCGAGCGAGAAGGACCAGCTTTCGCCGGCAGCGGAAATGGCCATGTCTTCGAGGCTGACCCGGATCGCTTCGCCAGCGTCGGCATGGGCCGCTAGCCCCTTGATATCGCTTTCGGGCAAAATCACCGGCGCAACGCCGTTGCGGATGCAGTTGGCGTGAAAGATGGGACTGAACGACGGTGCGACAATCACGCGGAAGCCATATTCGGCGAGCGCCCAGACCGCATGTTCGCGGCTTGACCCGCATCCGAAATTCGATCCGACGATCAGGATTTCGGCGGCGCGGAACTGCGGCTGGTTGAGGACGAAATCCGGATTGGGCGTTCGTCCCTCGATATAGCGCCAGCCCGCGAACAACCCGTCGGAAAGGCCGGTCTTGGACACGGTCCGCATTTCCCGTGAGGGGATGATGATATCGGTGTCGATATTTTCCCGCAGCAATGGCGCGGCCTGCGACGTGATGCAGAGGAGTGGTTTCATGGCAATATCTCAAGCAGGCGCGGGTCGGCGATATGCCCCGCGACGGCCGACGCCGCGACGGTTTCGGGCGATGCGATATGCGTGCGCGTGCCCGGCCCCTGACGACTCTCGAAATTGCGGTTGGTGGAGCTGACGACCCGTTGTCTTGCGCCAAAGCTCTCGCCGCCGGCGAAGAAACACATCGAGCATCCGGCCTCGCGCCATTCGAAGCCGGCATCGATGAAGATCCGGTCGAGCCCTTCCGCTTCGGCGGCGCGCTTGACCTGGGTGGAGCCGGGAACGCAGATCGCCTTTACCCCCACCGCCACGCGACGTCCCTTCAGGAGCGCAGCGGCGCGGCGCAGGTCGGATATTCGACTGTTGGTGCAGGAGCCGATGAACGCCGCGTCGATGGCCAGCGTGGTGAGGTCGCTTCCCGGCGTTACGCCCATATAGGCGATGGCGTTGTCATAGGCGGTCCGGCTGTCGTCGGGTCCCAACGCAGTGATGGCGGGTACGCGCGTATCGATCGGTATCGCCTGTTGCGGGCTTGTACCCCAGGTGATCATCGGCACGACGTCGCCGGCGTCGAAGCGATGTTCGGCGGCAAAGGTCGCGCTCTCGTCGGTGGCCAGCGTGCGCCACAGGGCCAATGCGTCATCCCATAGCGCGCCGCGCGGCGCATAGGCGCGTCCCGCCAGATAGTCGAAGCTGGTGTCGTCGGGCGCGATGATCGCGCTGAACGCCGCGAGTTCGGTCGCCATGTTGCACAGCGTCATGCGGGCTTCCATGTCCATCTTCCGGACGGCGCTGCCTGTGAATTCGATGATATGTCCCTTGGCTCCGCCCGACCCCAGGTGCCGGATGATGTGCAGCGCCACATCCTTCGCGCCGATCCCTGTCGACAGGACGCCATCGATCGTGATCCGCATGTCGAGCGGGCGCGCGACGCGAACCGCCATCGTTGCCAGCGCGTGTTCGGCTTCGGTCGATCCGATCCCCCAGGCGAGCGCCCCGAACGCGCCTTGGGTGCATGTATGGCTGTCGGGGCAGACGAGGCTTAGTCCGGGGAGGACGATGGCTTGTTCGGGCGAAATGACATGGACGATACCCTGTCCGGGGTCGTTCAGGTCGAAGAGGGTGATTCCGTGTCTGCGGGCGCCGTCGCGCGTGGCTTCGAGAAATGCCCTGCCTGTGGGCATCAACGTATCATCCGTGCGCCCCGGAAACGTGTCGACGATGTGATCCATCGTCGCGAATACCTGCGCCGGGGCAGCGACACGCCGGCCGGCTTCGTCGAGGCTCTTGAGCGCTACGCCGCCGGTGCGTTCATGCAGCAGGATGCGATCGATCGCCAACAGGTCGATATGGCCTCCCAAGGGCCGGATGACATGCTGATCCCAGATCTTGCCCGCAAGCGTCCGCGCTTCGTGCAGGGCGGTGCCGTGGCGTTCGACCGCCAGAGTCATAGGCGACCGTCCGGCGCGCGCAGGCGCGCGATCCTGGACTCTGTTTCAGTGAAGCTGAAACAGGGCGGCACCGGCCCGCTCCCCCGCCCGGCCACCCCTAGAATAATGTCGTCGGGTGGCCGGGCGGGGGAGCGGGCCGGTGCCGATTCAGCGAAGCTGAAAACGAGTCTAGGCGGCATCGCGGACGTCCACGCCGCCGACGATGCCCTGGTCCAACAGGTTCCTGATCTCCTCGGCGCGGACGCCGATCTCGTTCAGGATCGCCACGCCATCGGCGCCCGCAAGCGGAAGGTCGCGATAAATGGCGGGAAGCCTGCCATCGATTTCGACCGGCAGCGCCGGCAGGCGAATGGGTTTGCCCGTGTCGAGCGTGAGGTCGACCAGGCCGCCATTGCTGTTGAGATGCGGGTCGTCGAACAGATCTTCCGGACGGGCGATGGGGGCGAAGGCGACGCCGGCGGCTTCGAGTTGTTGCACCAGCGCGGCGCGCGTCATGGAGGCAAATAATGTCCGCACTGTCGGCAGGATACGGTCGCGCGCCTGCACGCGCGCAGCGTTGGTCGCAAATTCGGGATCGCTGCCGATCGGCCCGAGATCGAACATGTTCGTGAACGCCGCCCATTGGCCATCGCTGACGACGCCGACGAATATCTGCTCGCCGGGCGTAGCGGTTTCGAACAGGTCGTAGATCGCCCATGCTGAAATCCGTTCGGGCATCGGCCGCGCGGCCGCCCCGGTGACGGCCAGTTGCGCCATATGCTGCCCGACGATGAACGCCGTGGTTTCGAAAAGCGACGATCGGACCTGCGCCCCCGCACCGGTCTTCACGCGCTGATGCAGCGCCGCGAGGATGCCGATCACGCCGAACATTCCCCCAGCAATGTCGATAACCGACGATCCCGCGCGGAGCGGCCGCCCCGACGGGCCGGTCATATAGGCAAGCCCGCCCATCATCTGGGCGACTTCATCGAGCGCGGTGCGATTTTCATAGGGGCCGGCGAGGAAGCCCTTGGCGGCGTAGTAGATGAGCCCCGGATTGGTTTCGCGAACGCGCTCCGGCCCCAGGCCAAGCTTTTCCAGCGCGCCGGGTCGGAAATTCTCGACCAGCACATCCGCCGAGTCGACGAGTTTGCGGGCGACGGCGATGCCGGATTCCGATTTGAGATCGATGGCGATGCTACGCTTGTTGCGGTTGAACATGGGGAAATAGCCCGCGCCCGAGCCAAGCAGGCGACGGGTATGGTCGCCACCAAGCGGTTCGACCTTGATCACGTCCGCGCCAAGATCGGCTAGAATGACTCCGGCGGACGGCCCCATCACCATATGGCTGAACTCGATCACCCGAATTCCCGCCAACGGCAAATATCCCCTGCTTTCGTCCAATCTATCCTCCGCCACTCTCGACTTCTTGCGATCATTTGATATATGAGTAAGCCAATTGGATCAAGGCAGGTGTGAAAAAATGGACGTACTGATCAGCGAGGTGGGGCCGCGCGACGGGTTGCAGAGCATCGCTCCCATCATGCTGAAAGAAGACAAGATGCTTTGGATAAGGCGCGCTGCCGCTGCGGGCGTGCGGGAGATTGAGGTTGGCAGCTTCGTGCCTGCCAAGCTGTTGCCCCAGCTCGCCGATACCGCCGAAATTGTTACAGGTGCAATTGAAATCCCGGGCCTCACCGTTGCCGCGCTCGTCCCCAACGCGCGCGGTGCCGCCGACGCGATCGCGGCGGGCGCCCACAAGATCACCTTGCCGCTTTCGTGCAGCGAGTCGCACAGCCTGGCGAACCTGCGCCGCACCCATGCACAGGTCCTGGAAGAGGCGAGGGCGATTGCCGGGATGATCAGGGCATTGCCCAAGGAGCGCCGCCCGCATTTCGAGGGCAGTCTTTCGACGGCTTTCGGTTGTACGATCGAAGGTCGCGTGCCCGAAGCGCAGGTTGCGGGGCTGGCCGAGGCGCTGATGGCGGCGGGCTGCGACGAGGTGGGGCTGGCCGACACCACCGGCTATGCGAACCCCGTTGCAGTTCGCAACATGATCGCCATCCTGTGGAGCGCGGTCGGCAAGGACGCGCTGACCGGCATCCATCTGCACAACACGCGCGGCCTTGGCCTCGCCAATGCGCTCGCGGCGTTCGATGCCGGGCTAACGACGTTCGACAGTTCGCTGGGAGGGTTGGGCGGGTGCCCGTTCGCGCCGGGCGCGAGCGGCAACATCGTGACCGAAGACCTGGTCTTCATGTTCGAGGCGATGGGTGTCCGTACCGGAATCGATCTCGATGCGCTGTTTGCGATACGCGAGATCGTGGCAAATGCCGTCGGCGGCGAGCCGCTTTATGGTTTCGCGCCGGAGGCCGGCCTCCCCAAGGGATTTGTTCAGGCGACACAAGCGAAGAAGGACGTTCACGCATGACCATCATTGGGACCAAAATGGTATCCGACGGGCGCACGGCGCGCGATATCTTCGAGGAGCTCAGGGCGTCGCCGGTTCGCGCGAAATTCGGGTTCGGCGAAAAGCTGGCGATCGTGAACGTCGATTTCCAGACGGCCTATACAAGGATCGACGAATTCAAAACCGCTTATGAAACCGATCCCCGGCAGATCGAACATACAAACCGGATTTCCGACCTGGCGCGGGCAAAGGGCATGCCGGTGATCTGGACTCGCGTCGGCTATGCTCCGGACGGTTCCGACGCCGGCGTCTGGGGCACGCGCAGCGACACCGAGGATTCGCTCCAGAACGTCAAGATCGGCAGCCGCCGGCACGAATTCGACGAGCGGTGCCGGGTCGATCCCTCCGATACCGTCTATACCAAGCGCATGGCTTCGGCCTTTTTCGAAACGCCGCTGCACAGCCTGCTTGTCTGGCACAAGGTGGACACGGTGGTGGTGACGGGTGGCAGTACCTCGGGCTGCGTGCGCGCGACGGCGGTGGATTCGCTGTCGCGCGGGTATCGCACCATCGTTCCGATCGAAACCTGCGCCGACAAGCATGAGAGCTTTCACTACGCCAATTTGACCGACCTGCTGATCAAATATGCCGATGTCGAGCCGGTTCAGACGGTCGTCGACTGGCTGGAGGCGCGCTGATGCGGGAAGGCGAAGCTGATCCCGGTCTGTATGACTATGCGCCGTACCGCAACCGTCCGCGCATCGAGTGGCCGGACGGGAAAACGGTCGCGGTCTGGGTGTCGCCCAACCTGGAATATTATGAGTTCGATCCGCCCGCCAATCCCCACCGCAAGAGCTGGGCAAAGCCGCATCCCGACGTCGTCGGATACGCCCACCGCGACTATGCCAACCGGGTAGGACATTGGCGCATGGCGGACATGATGGAGCGCCACGGGTTCAAGGGATCGGTCTCGCTTTCGGTGGCGCTGTGCCAGCACGTTCCCGAAGTGGTCGAGAACGCCAATGCGCTGGGCTGGGAGTTCTTCAGCCACGGCATTTACAACACCCGCTACAGCTATGGCATGGACGAGGCGCAGGAGCGCGCGATCATCGAGGATTCGATCCGCACCGTGCGCGAGGCGACGGGGCAGACGATCCGCGGCTGGCTAGCTCCGGCGCTGACCCACACGCCGCGCACGCTGGACCTGATTGCCGAATATGGCCTCACCTACACCTGCGACCTGTATCATGACGATCAGCCGATGCCGGTTTCGGTGCGGTCGGGCCGCCTGATCTCGATGCCGTATAGCCTTGAGGTCAACGACCATTATGGCTTCTTCGTCTATAATATGAGCCCCCGCGAATATGCCGACACGCTCATTCGCCAATATCAGCGTCTGGCCGCCGAAGGCGCGGCGTCGGGGACGGTGATGTGCATCCCGCTTCACTCCTACCTGATCGGCCAACCGCATCGCATCGGAGCGTTCGAGGAAGTGCTCAAGCATATCGCCGCCGACGGCCGGGCGTGGATCACGCGCAGCGGGGACATCGCCGCGCATTATCTGGCCCACCAGACCGGAAACGGGGGAGTACAGGCATGACGCTAGATCCCGCCTATCTCGACTATCCGGCGCGCCGCCGCGGGATGGATCATGATCTTTACCCCTGGTCCAATCTCTTTGAACGCAAGCCGCTGCGCTGGTCGAACGGCAAACTGGTCCTTAGCTGGTTCGTTGTGGACCTTGAATGGTTTCCGATCCTGCCAAAGGATCAGCCGTTTCGTGCGCCGGGCCATATGCAGACCGCCTATCCCGATTATCGGCATTATACGTCGCGCGATTATGGCAATCGGGTCGGCATCTATCGCCTGCTCGATGCGTTCCGAAAAGTGGGGGCCAAGGTCTCGGTGGCCACCAATGCCGCAATCGCGGAGCGCTATCCCGTCTTGATCCAGGATATCGCCGCCGACGGGCATGAGATCATCGCGCATTCCACCGATATGAACGGCACGATCGCGACCGGGATCGGCGAGGATGCGGAGCGCGCATTGATCGCCGCCAGCCTTGATCGCCTGGAGCAGGCGACCGGGACGCGGCCCCGGGGCTGGCTTTCGATCGCGCGTTCGCAGTCGTTCGACACGCCGCACCTGCTCGCCGAGGCCGGGCTGGAATATATGTGCGACTGGGTGAACGACGACCTGCCCTATCGGATGGCGACCGGGGCGGGGCCGATACTGAACCTGCCGCTCAATCACGAGCTTTCGGATCGACAGATATTGACCACGCAACAGCAATCGATGCTGTCTTATTGCGAGCAGATCCAGGACGCCTATGCGTGGCTCGCTGCCGAAGCGAGGGTGCATGGCGGTCGTCTGCTTCCGCTCAATATTACGCCCTATATCGTCGGCCTGCCTTATCGCATGGACGCGTTCGAAGC from Sphingomonas hengshuiensis encodes the following:
- a CDS encoding GntR family transcriptional regulator, whose translation is MVDRGAAVPLYHQIFLQLRDEILSGQRPYHSAMPTEQELSELFGVSRITARRVLGELAQQHFVERKRRLGTRVVFRSPGKPIEANIDQAVDSLLALGQGTTVNVIEVTMENASRTVSDLLKIPAGEQVVRAVRVRCLDGEPIGHVVSFVPASLEKIITRNTLVKAPILRLLHDAGRRAKHAEQTIGATLADTNFAEALDIEPRAALLRIVRTVYDEEDNPFLLTFAHYRADRFNIRLDLQEPAAAS
- the leuD gene encoding 3-isopropylmalate dehydratase small subunit, with translation MKPLLCITSQAAPLLRENIDTDIIIPSREMRTVSKTGLSDGLFAGWRYIEGRTPNPDFVLNQPQFRAAEILIVGSNFGCGSSREHAVWALAEYGFRVIVAPSFSPIFHANCIRNGVAPVILPESDIKGLAAHADAGEAIRVSLEDMAISAAGESWSFSLEDEPRMMLMEGLDAIELTLKHQGDIAAFRQSDAMVRPWVYLSGRRACP
- a CDS encoding MFS transporter — encoded protein: MTALTPIPSQDSPRGWIVVFAAMIGVAVGLGPIPFYTIGMFAPELSKAFGWSFASLMGSLAVQSAVVMVMSPLAGWTVDRFGARRVAMISLTLFGLAFMSLALSTGSLWLYYGQWVLIAIVGAGTLSATWTRVVNGWFDRNLGIALGVASTGTGITGFLIKPFSAWLILEFGWRIALGVIGLIPIVIGLPVIALLFRERTGDNSAKGSVAEQREIDGRTEFGLTLVEALRSPRFWVMGVAFLFVAFALTAPTPNLENILRTFHFDLQTIGAITASFGLAVIAGRLLGGWLLDRMWAPAIAMIVLLIPATGSWLLAQQELTMATAFLSVLAIGIGAGFEFDLLAFLISRYFGQRNYGTIYGCFYTIIALGGGLGPVVYGYVFDLYGTYRLALMAGSACLLLGPALFLLLGPYPKWNGED
- a CDS encoding 3-isopropylmalate dehydratase large subunit, which codes for MTLAVERHGTALHEARTLAGKIWDQHVIRPLGGHIDLLAIDRILLHERTGGVALKSLDEAGRRVAAPAQVFATMDHIVDTFPGRTDDTLMPTGRAFLEATRDGARRHGITLFDLNDPGQGIVHVISPEQAIVLPGLSLVCPDSHTCTQGAFGALAWGIGSTEAEHALATMAVRVARPLDMRITIDGVLSTGIGAKDVALHIIRHLGSGGAKGHIIEFTGSAVRKMDMEARMTLCNMATELAAFSAIIAPDDTSFDYLAGRAYAPRGALWDDALALWRTLATDESATFAAEHRFDAGDVVPMITWGTSPQQAIPIDTRVPAITALGPDDSRTAYDNAIAYMGVTPGSDLTTLAIDAAFIGSCTNSRISDLRRAAALLKGRRVAVGVKAICVPGSTQVKRAAEAEGLDRIFIDAGFEWREAGCSMCFFAGGESFGARQRVVSSTNRNFESRQGPGTRTHIASPETVAASAVAGHIADPRLLEILP
- a CDS encoding DUF3108 domain-containing protein encodes the protein MKHKTISGKILYTSKKPGREGQERGREYFTFTSHEDGKRTLRAICEIEEPDPTVLRDITYSLDENDMPMDCFVRLTVGDQFMGSGWIRMTEDAIECESYGPSIGRVSQRVPIVGAYDGFGTHPIAGDAYITKKVDRSRGPHRREFRVFVPSPDHRGATPPLIAEANIQLAYVGEETVTVQAGTFDCYRYRYSDENAGMATSNGAHPEYDVWVTADEDAIFVQGGVGGYMQTWYELVELTRR
- a CDS encoding MmgE/PrpD family protein encodes the protein MVNAAERFAEHALATDWERLSPVTQSAALTFLHDSLAVGIAGRNAPLADALAETVMRWTGFGGSSFVLGRPGLRVPAPYAAFINAFQIHAQEYDCVHEPAVAHPMATVCAALLAEAGRSTPCSGADFLAAMVAGVDIVACLGMAPKGRLKFFRPATAGIFGTTAALARLRRFDRQTTVDALGYALAFASGTMQAHIEGKPTLAVQVAAAARSAIEAADLAQAGFSGPAGSIDGPFGYLSLFEDDVALEPLLESLGALRRIEEVSWKPFPTGRAAHGAIVALQRMMAEQGLTADKLDQFTYRAPPLIERLVGRRPIRSMAVPYARLCFAWLGAIVLTRGTVVLDDFTPERLGDPDLSALAERIVVAADDNLDAAAFVPAVATATLKDGSVLRVDIDRQFGSPEWPLSREQHLAKARACLAFGGAEGVEAALSACIDHFATLTDVAAALTAVLEGNAAAAL
- a CDS encoding SDR family NAD(P)-dependent oxidoreductase, giving the protein MTGKLAGKVAVITGSGRRGGLGEAIAKRLASDGATIVLSDIGTSRDSATPDDMIGTLSEMDAIKADISALGVPVSSAFCDVRSWDEVRALADHAVDTHGGIDIWVNNAGIGYIMKPLLEVTPGDWGAVIDVNLTGAFYGLRAAAERMISRGKGGRIINIASQAAKSGFACAQAYTASKHGLVGLARSAAIELGEHGITVNNICPNHVTTGLGAWQNQYFAERQGKTLTQYMADMAGRIPMGRPGLPEDTAHAVAFLCQPESGYITAESMNVSGGEEPH